ATTTTATGTCTTTTAGTAGGTATTTATGTCGTTCACTTAGACAAAATGATGAGTCGGGTAATGATACTCGTAACCATTGTAATCATAATAAAGCCTTTCTCCCTTAGAAATGTCACGAGTAGCAACCAAAAAGACCCTGCATTCACCACCAACATTGTATCTCACACATTTGCAGTTTTGTTTCTTCCTACCTTCCCTGCATCACAATTGGTTTAGcgttaaatacaataaattaagaGTTAGCAAAATCATagtacatgaaaaataaaaaaagtaaagtttgaATCTTAAAATCTTCAGCTCTTTAAAGAGCATTCTAAAGCCAAACAATCTATACATTGGAGTGCAAGAAGTATGTCAACATGAGAGAAGGAATCTTAAGTGAAATGATCCGTTTAATTTGTTCCCCTATACTCTTGTAATTCTTTATGTTCAAGACTTGGTAGGAGATAAACAAGACACGCTTACTGTGTATGATTGTTTATGCCACTTATAAAGCGAGCGATGTTTCCACGTTTATCAGCACAGATAACAAGACTTTGACAACTTTCTCTTCCAAGAAGAAGGGTCATCATGCTATCACAATCATCACGTTCCCGGTTGTGAAGGTAATCCACATCGCCAGTGTATTCAGCAACAATTGTCATATCCTTGATTAGGTCATCAGCCTCAACAGTATACCTACAGCACAATCACGAAAAGTCATTAAGATATCACAAGTTGATTTCCTATTTCACGGTGATGAGTTCAAGATGGGTACCCTTGACACGAATCGTAAACAACCATAAAGGGAGGGAATTCGCCTCGTTTAGACATAGCAATACAGTGTTCTACGGTCTCTAAGTCTTCCTTGGAAAGAATCTGAGAgcaaacaataaaaacatttaatcaaCCAATAACACAAGGGAAATGTGCATACTTAATTAGTTAGCCTGTTAGATACAGGTCCATTTATAGGGGTACAAAATCTATAGAAAAATGATTATCTGAAACCTGCATGTCACCGTTTTCCAGTTCGGCTCGATTCGCAGATCTAGGAGCCATTCCAGGCAAGTATGTGAGGTGATCACAGAATTCTATATTTAATGCTGTTAAAGCAGAAGCAAGGGAACCCATCTGTTTCAATCTCTGAGCAGGATCTTTTGTAGGAACAAATGGTAACAATCTCCTTTTTCTCTTATGTAATACCAGAGGTCTTGAACGTTTCCTACGCTTCTTTGCATCTAGAAGTTGAAAAcaataaatcaagaaaataaatttcCAATCATATATCATGAGTTTAGGATTATATAGACATTCAACAAAGTTAAGGCATAGGTATACTGAAAAGTTCCCGCTACAAACTACCTGAATATTCAGAATATGATCATATAAGTTGAAGCAAAGTAtctaagtatttttcttttgccTCCTTTGCTAAGAAAAAACACCACATAAAGATTCATGGTACATCCATCCAGTGTGAAGTAAAAACAAACATGAACTAAGAAATGTTTGCTACTCTagcaaataaaagaaaacaagaatatatttcatcaaaaaattaagcaaatattgaaattaacaTGCATCATTTATTCTGCACCCTTCATTACATGTAATGAATAGCTCGCTTAAATGCAGAGTGTACGAAAATTTTTTCCAAGAAGCCAAAATCTTTCTAGTTTACATGAAAAGTTGTTGTAGTAACTTTATCTGTTGCCAAATGACATATCGTTTTCAAATCAATCTAAATCTACAATATATCGTTTTCTATTTCCACAATCTGTATATAAATCATGACTCcaccatttattttatttttctcgttCTTTGGAAACATTAACTATGCCGTCAAGTAATGTTTACAGCCTTTTGTTTATCTATTCCAAATATCATTGTACTTTACTTCTCAACTGGGGCTCAAATTAATCCATTCAGGTTATGCTgcaaaaaagaataatatcatGACATTGATTAAGAAAACATCAATTTCATACACTGAAATTTGACCTAACTGCTATTAATTTTGTTCAGTCTTAGCTGCAATTTATATAAACATTAGAAGTTTCACATACCTTTTTAAATTAAGCATACAAAACCAAGGGAATTTACAGTTTAAAGTTattcatgaaagaaataaataggTCTAGTATACTTTTCTACAGGCATGAAGGCATATATATGTGTCTTAAAACAAGTGTGAAAAACTACCTAATCCAACATCCACACAGAATTTGCAAAGACATTTCAAAAGAGGATTATCATTTTTACTGTTTAAAAACCCCGTGAGAAAAGACTACTGTAATTGCTACTAAACCTTTAGACATTTGATGGCCTCTTTTGCCTTCAAACAATAGGTTTCAGATAGACATTGCATGAGGCAGATTGCCCCAAAATCTGCAATCTCAAAAAATATGAATCTTTTCATCCGCTTCACCTGTATCTTTCAAGTTTTCatgccaaagaaaaaaaaaatactagtcTTCTCATCCAATATCATGTTTATTCAATTCAATCTTAATGTCAggataatgaaaaagaaagacatataataagaaacaaaaaataactttaatgaTACATGTTCATTCAACTAATAGCCACAGTAATTGAAGTTACCATTAATTTGTCTATTTATGATATCTTCAAAAGCACAGCAAATCCAATTTAACCATCCATTTGGTAATGTCATCAATAAACACCATAATCTAAAACAAATCAAACTATAAGTTTTCAGAGCTCTGAAAACATCAGTACTCCCATATCCTAAgtaattcaaaaagaaaaaatccacAAGCATGGAACAGCATTCCACAAGGCTAAGTATATTAAGTCCCACCCAAGCATGCATGCTGCATTCAGAGAATGTTAGTACAAATTCCAAAAGATCATTATATGGACTCATTATATTGCATATCACTATTAAACTTCAAACACAAAAGCTAAATAACACACATAATTCATGAGCCGATCTTTTATGGCcaagtatttttttcatatatgaaTGACCGAAAACCAACACTCCACACTACAACCACAAGCCAAAAGTAAATTGGAAACACAATTCAATTCACTCAATGCACATTGTTCTCGAAATGATTGTTCAAACAAGGATTttgaaaaaagataaagagtaAATAACAGATAACAatcagaaaacaaaagaaacatgtCTGTAATTAATTATTACCCTGAGAAGAACTCTTGTCATCAGCATAAAAATAACTCCTCCGAATCCCGAAGAAATCAATTATCCTCTTTTGCGAGAAAGCTGAAACAGGCAGACACAAGGCcacattcataataaaaaaaaggttcgGACAAAAACACAGCAGAAAGAAACACGTTAGGATAAGTAAAAGAATCCCTTACACCGCACTCTCTTCCCTCCCTGACACTTAGGACAAAGCCACGATCCAATCGGAATTCTCACGACAATCGGCCTCACGCATTTCATGTGGAAGCCTCTGTCGCATTTGTCGCAGAGAAGCAGCTCGTCCGACAGCTCACCGGAACCACATTGCTCACACAACAGGTCACTGTAAGTCTCTCTTTCCACCACCGCATACTGGGCACGCGCCATAATGTCTGACATCAGCCGGTACTTCTTCGCCGGCGGCGAGTCATCATGGAGCTGACTCGAGGAGTCGTTGAGCTGGAACGGCGCCTGCGTGCGGCGGCTGAAGCCAACGTGTCTCTGAGCCGTAGGCGAAGAGGTGGCTGGAGGCATGGCGGATTGAGAAATTTTCGAAACAAAAGGTGcagaattgaaatttatattttcgaGGAAACGGTTTTCCTGAGTTGGAGAGGGAGAGGAGAATGGTTGTGAGAACTGTGGCAACCAAGGAAGGggaaatgagaaaaaataaataaaaaataaaaaaattaggaaaataATCACCCAAATAGATTTGTTTCCgtgttttgtttatttgtgcttcttcttcttctttttctgttcTACTCGCTCGGAGGAGAGAGTGTTGCTACGAGCCATGACGTGGAGCATTGTTAGTGGTTTTGTTGTCGTGCCTAAGACCCTTGCACTAATTTTCATGATACATTGTTCCTAGTTTCTCACCAAGTCGTAGCCGTTCCCGCATATTAAGACTAAAACGTCCCTGTTAATCGGTCAACGCTCATCcggttttatttttaattatctttttttctgCATAAATAGGtaggttttaaattttaaatgatatatacattataataaaaaaattctgcacaaaattgtatttccaatacaaaattaataattctaTGGCTATAAAGATTTCATTactcttttgaattttttttaaagaattctttttgtttaatttaaaacaacgttacttattttattattattatatatatttaaatatttagttatcttaattatttatttatttatttattttgatttataaataaatataaaaataaaaaatataatttttttattgaaataaaaactattttcattaatttattgtatttcttaatttaaaaaaaaaaacttaaaaacagaactagaagaatatattatatcttcAGAAGCTTTTAATGCTCTTcttcattaattatattatttattatactttgtGATATCATAAATGAATTTCATTAGATAAGAAATCatatttctgtttgtttataataatagcatttgaatgttttttcacctaaatttaaataaatactccagttattctatttttttcatatgattttaagtaagttacattattattactttaatgtataaaaaaatgggGTTGGAGTCAACACACCTTCCCTCAAAAGTCAACAAACTACCATATATCTATTTAGTCCCAAAAGTAAATCAATTCAGTTCAAAACTTGGTTTAATTCCAATCTTTCTCGTTTCTCAGCCTCATACCACAACCTTCTCTCTATTTCTCACCACACCAGATTATTTCTCCCCTCCGCATGAACCCGCCGGAGATTCCTGCCGGCGGACCCCTGCCTTCCAAGAAAGAGGTTCAGCTCCAGGGGCCTCGCCCGCCGCCTCTCAAAGTCAGGAAAGAATCGCACAAGATCAAGAAGCCGCCACCGCACCCCGTCGTCCACCACCACTCCCACGCACCACCGGAGCAGAATCAGCCCCAACGGGAACCAGTGATAATCTACTCGGTCTCCCCAAGGGTCATCCACGTCAAGCCCGGCGACTTCATGGACGTCGTGCAGCGCCTTACAGGAGCCGCCTCCGGCGAGGACCCACCGGTCAGAGTGGGGGATGTGTCGCCAGCCGCGAGGCTGGCATCGATTGAGAAAACGAGTCCATCGGAGAGGGAGAAGGTTTTGCACAGCGGAAATGATGACTTGATGTGGATGTTAGATGAGGGAGTAGAGGTGCGTCAGTTTCCAGGGATATTGTCGCCGGAGCCGGGTACCTTGCCACCGATTCCGGCTGTGTTTTCCCCGGCGAGAGAGGCGCTAACCGCGTCATATTGGAACGAGTTTTCCCCATCTTATTGGTCGCCGGCGAGTAGCTTTTTAGCGAGTCCGTCGGGGTTTCTTCCCATGGCCGTGGCGTCGCTGCAACCATCTCCGAACCCGTTCAGCCTTTTCGActaaaaataggtttttttttttcacttggtTTTGGTGATTATTGAGAATTTTGACATTAGTGGTGGTTCTTCTTCTACCTAGTGCCACTGTTTTTGTACAACTTGTAGAAAAAGAAGACTAAGACTTTTCCATTTGCCAGCTTGGTTTTCTACTTCCAcacaattaataattattattatcattatttttaacactCAGCTGCTTTCTTCGTTAACATCTttctaattttgtaatttagCATTTGAACCCAACAGGTTGTATTTCACAATTtctagtaatatatatattttgactGTTGTCATAGTTATTGTTTTTCattcaagaaaatatataatttgtgtttgttttattgaaatatatgaatgctACAAAATGTCAGAAAAACTATCTAAGTGTTCTTTTCATTCTGATTCATTGCCTTGGAACAGACTTGGATCTATGTTGAATAGCTTATAGTGAAAAAGATAgttgataaaagtaaaattaatttagagatGTTGTACAAAAGgtgaatttcatttttttaatacattttttacaAGAAAATGTATTAATTGATTTGTAATGTTGGTATGATTGGAGTAAggtttatttagaaaaattaagaaatttggtCTTTGAATATGTACTTGTTTGAGCATTTTCAGATTATACACTATTGAATTATGATTATACAATTGTTGGAAGCAtgccaaataaataaatagaaggATCATTTATTGGCCACGTAATGCATACAAAACATAACtaataaaatagatataaataagaAGAATCTTGAATCAAATATAGCTCAAGCACCATGGttccatttttttcttcacCACCTTTCACTCCACGCATGGCTTTGAAGTCTTCTTGCTATCatttatcttcttttaattaataaggATATCTTTACCCaagaactaaaattttattca
This Vigna angularis cultivar LongXiaoDou No.4 chromosome 4, ASM1680809v1, whole genome shotgun sequence DNA region includes the following protein-coding sequences:
- the LOC108330963 gene encoding probable Histone-lysine N-methyltransferase ATXR5 gives rise to the protein MPPATSSPTAQRHVGFSRRTQAPFQLNDSSSQLHDDSPPAKKYRLMSDIMARAQYAVVERETYSDLLCEQCGSGELSDELLLCDKCDRGFHMKCVRPIVVRIPIGSWLCPKCQGGKRVRSFSQKRIIDFFGIRRSYFYADDKSSSQDAKKRRKRSRPLVLHKRKRRLLPFVPTKDPAQRLKQMGSLASALTALNIEFCDHLTYLPGMAPRSANRAELENGDMQILSKEDLETVEHCIAMSKRGEFPPFMVVYDSCQGYTVEADDLIKDMTIVAEYTGDVDYLHNRERDDCDSMMTLLLGRESCQSLVICADKRGNIARFISGINNHTQEGRKKQNCKCVRYNVGGECRVFLVATRDISKGERLYYDYNGYEYHYPTHHFV
- the LOC108331172 gene encoding protein MKS1, with the protein product MNPPEIPAGGPLPSKKEVQLQGPRPPPLKVRKESHKIKKPPPHPVVHHHSHAPPEQNQPQREPVIIYSVSPRVIHVKPGDFMDVVQRLTGAASGEDPPVRVGDVSPAARLASIEKTSPSEREKVLHSGNDDLMWMLDEGVEVRQFPGILSPEPGTLPPIPAVFSPAREALTASYWNEFSPSYWSPASSFLASPSGFLPMAVASLQPSPNPFSLFD